The Anas platyrhynchos isolate ZD024472 breed Pekin duck chromosome 31, IASCAAS_PekinDuck_T2T, whole genome shotgun sequence genome includes a window with the following:
- the LOC119716221 gene encoding olfactory receptor 14C36-like produces MRDHRRKNNDPHQQTAQPQNNSRQVDKATGLDKSTGLDKPELQCYEGIECTLTKSTDDTKLGGSDDPHEEYSLLTIMAYDRYVAICKPLHYGRLLGSRACATMAAAAWGSGFLNAVLHTANTFSLPLCRGNAVDQFFCEVPHIIKFSCSDAYLREVGALVFSVSLGCGCFVFIVFSYVQIFRAVLRMPSEQGRHKAFSTCLPHLSVVSLTLSTALVAYLKPPSISSSSLDMVVSFLYSVVPPALNPLIYSMRNQELKHALWKLIGYMLLLHQ; encoded by the exons atGCGTGATCACCGGAGGAAGAATAACGACCCCCATCAACAGACTGCGCAGCCTCAGAACAACTCTCGACAAGTCGACAAGGCGACAGGTCTCGACAAGTCGACAGGTCTCGACAAGCCGGAACTTCAATGCT atgaggggattgagtgtaccctcactAAGTctacagatgacaccaagttgggaggTAGTGACGATCCGCATGAGG agtattctcttctcactatcatggcctatgaccgctacgttgccatctgcaagcccctgcactacgggaggctcctgggcagcagagcttgtgccaccatggcagcagctgcctggggcagtggctttctcaatgctgtcctgcacacggccaacacattttccctgcccctctgtcgaggcaatgctgtggaccagttcttctgtgaagtcccCCACATCATCAAgttctcctgctcagatgcctacctcagggaagttggggcacttgtgtttagtgtttctttgggctgtggttgttttgttttcattgttttctcgtatgtgcagatcttcagggcagtgctgaggatgccctctgagcagggccggcacaaagccttttccacgtgcctccctcacctatCTGTGGTGTCTCTGACTCTCAGCACTGCCTtggttgcctacctgaagcccccctccatctcttcctcATCCCTGGACAtggtggtgtcatttctgtactcggtggtgcctccagcactgaaccccctcatctacagcatgaggaaccaggagctcaagcacGCCTTGTGGAAACTCATTGGATACATGCTTCTTTTGCATCAATAG